A genomic region of Elephas maximus indicus isolate mEleMax1 chromosome 10, mEleMax1 primary haplotype, whole genome shotgun sequence contains the following coding sequences:
- the LOC126084397 gene encoding uncharacterized protein LOC126084397 isoform X1, whose protein sequence is MDAFVYEGYSYIVMGTFVYEGYSYIVMDTFVYEGYSYIVMDALIYEDYSYIVMDTFVYEGYSYIVMDAFVYEGYSYIVMDTFIYEGYSYIVTDAFVYEGYSYSVMDTLDYEGYSYSVMDALVYEGYSYIVMDTLDYEGYSYIVMDTLVYEGYSYIVMDALVYKGYSFIVMDALDYEGYSYIVMDALVYEGYSYSVMDTLVYEGYSYIVMGTFVYEGYSYSHSGNRQNQPLNLKYVEKIP, encoded by the exons ATGGACGCCTTCGTTTATGAGGGTTACAGCTACATTGTGATGGGCAC CTTCGTTTATGAGGGTTACAGCTACATTGTTATGGACACGTTCGTTTATGAGGGTTACAGCTACATTGTTATGGATGCCTTAATTTATGAGGATTACAGCTACATTGTTATGGACACCTTCGTTTATGAGGGTTACAGCTACATTGTGATGGACGCCTTCGTTTATGAGGGTTACAGCTACATTGTGATGGACACCTTCATTTATGAGGGTTACAGCTACATTGTTACGGACGCCTTCGTTTATGAGGGTTACAGCTACAGTGTTATGGACACCTTAGATTATGAGGGTTACAGCTACAGTGTTATGGACGCCTTAGTTTATGAGGGTTACAGCTACATTGTAATGGACACCTTAGATTATGAGGGTTACAGCTACATTGTTATGGACACCTTAGTTTATGAGGGTTACAGCTACATTGTTATGGACGCCTTAGTTTATAAGGGTTACAGCTTCATTGTTATGGACGCCTTAGATTATGAGGGTTACAGCTACATTGTTATGGACGCCTTAGTTTATGAGGGTTACAGCTACAGTGTTATGGACACCTTAGTTTATGAGGGTTACAGCTACATTGTGATGGGCACCTTCGTTTATGAGGGTTACAGCTACAGTCATTCAGGAAACAGGCAAAACCAACCATTAAATCTCAAGTATGTGGAAAAGATACCATAG
- the LOC126084397 gene encoding uncharacterized protein LOC126084397 isoform X2, with amino-acid sequence MDAFVYEGYSYIVMGTFVYEGYSYIVMDTFVYEGYSYIVMDTFVYEGYSYIVMDALIYEDYSYIVMDTFVYEGYSYIVMDAFVYEGYSYIVMDTLDYEGYSYIVMDTLVYEGYSYIVMDALVYKGYSFIVMDALDYEGYSYIVMDALVYEGYSYSVMDTLVYEGYSYIVMGTFVYEGYSYSHSGNRQNQPLNLKYVEKIP; translated from the exons ATGGACGCCTTCGTTTATGAGGGTTACAGCTACATTGTGATGGGCACCTTCGTTTATGAGGGTTACAGCTACATTGTGATGGACACCTTCGTTTATGAGGGTTACAGCTACATTGTTATGGACACGTTCGTTTATGAGGGTTACAGCTACATTGTTATGGATGCCTTAATTTATGAGGATTACAGCTACATTGTTATGGACACCTTCGTTTATGAGGGTTACAGCTACATTGTGATGGACGCCTTCGTTTATGAGGGTTACAGCTACATTGTGATGGACAC CTTAGATTATGAGGGTTACAGCTACATTGTTATGGACACCTTAGTTTATGAGGGTTACAGCTACATTGTTATGGACGCCTTAGTTTATAAGGGTTACAGCTTCATTGTTATGGACGCCTTAGATTATGAGGGTTACAGCTACATTGTTATGGACGCCTTAGTTTATGAGGGTTACAGCTACAGTGTTATGGACACCTTAGTTTATGAGGGTTACAGCTACATTGTGATGGGCACCTTCGTTTATGAGGGTTACAGCTACAGTCATTCAGGAAACAGGCAAAACCAACCATTAAATCTCAAGTATGTGGAAAAGATACCATAG